The genomic stretch AGTTCTAACCTGTCCATCACCATTAGTACCATACCAGCCTGTTGAGCTCCCCCTCCATTACTCTGAATCCCATTATTACCAGACAACTCGCCATTAGCCTCACTCATCTGCACATCCCTATTCCCTTCTGCACTTCCATTAACAACACGTCCACCATTCCCACCAAGATGAACAGCACTAGGCCCAACCTGGAAAACCACCGGACCAGCAAAGGGCTGGGCAGTTAGCTCATCCCAGGAGTAACACGACCACCTAGTGTTATACCCAGGTCGAAAATCACCATTCTCTCTCTTTCTTGCCTCCTGAGACACTCAATAGCCAACCTCCTGTTTCCCAACTGCAACCTAGAAGAGATATGCCTGGTTGTTGAAGGAGTTGCCCCCAGGTTAAGGTTAAACATTGTATGACTACTATTAACCTGAAAAATCACAAAACCCCTTTCCATGGACCTATCCATCATTCCAGAAATACTTGAAACCACATTCATCATGGTTTCCCTACATTGTGACCCCCTGTGACCCACATAACCACACCTAATGTAGTATTTGAATATTTCCTCATATTTGAACTGGACCCACAAGAGGTGTCCCCCATCCATAGACAAGAAAAAACCTGACATTAACGGCTCATTCATCTTCAGACAGACTCTAATCTTTAGATAGTCATTTCTGGGAATGACTTCAAATGGCTCAACATGATAATGATGACTAAGTAACTTCCCAGCTACATGTGCCACATGCATGTTCAAACATTCAAATGGTAACCCACAAACACGAACCCAAACCTCAGCATAAGGGAACCTCACTGTCCTGGGAACAGTGTCAGGATACCACTTCGCCATAACCATTAAAGCACCATCGAAAGTGACAGTACTCCTGGCTAGCAAACCTTCCAGATCAGCATCATCTTCACAATGTAAAACATAAATATCTCCCATCTTGAAAGCTGTGATTTCCCCATTTGTACTCCATTTTCTTCTGATCACATCATTGATCAGATTAGCCTTAAAGAGACGATACTCAACCAGAAAGCCAAGACAACAATTTCCCCAGAACTCCCTAGAACGCCCCAACTCAGCAGGGTCTACATTAGTAACCCCCCAGGCCTAGGATACCTCCACAAATTTGCATGCAGAGAGTTATTTAGGTTGAACTCAACATTTGAATGAGTATGGTGGTACTGCTGGTTGTTGTGAATATTCTGAGTTGCATCATTGTTCCCTCCTGCCTGCTGACTTTGGATACCAGCTCCTTCATTTTCCCCAttaccaaacctcccaaactgcCCTTCAAACTCCATCTTAGAACCCGAAAAAGTTTTATGTAAAGTTTGATTTTTTGCTTTTTTATTACACTCTTTAAGAAAATTAGATTGAAGAATTTTTGATGGAATAAATTTCCCCATTTCGTCTGTTTAAATAACCACCAAGACAGAGAAGAAGTTGAACAATCATCCGGGAACTGCAATCGTCCCCCCAATCATCACAAAACTAGCTAAAACCAACCGGATAAATTAAACCTCGAGCCGTTCAAAATTAAAACCTCCAATTGAATGATGCTGGAATGTAATGATTAGAGATATTAACACCAAATTGAGAAGTAATAGGTAATAATGTTTATAGGTTTGTCAGAAGAACTCTGAAGATTCCCTAATATTCCAATTAAATTGGGTAAAGATAGCAGCAATCATAATCAAGGAAAAGATTATGATTTGATGAAAGAGAATTTGCAAAGTTTGTAGTTAATTATTAGACTCTGTTGGTTAGAAGAAGAACACTCATTAAGTAGATAAATTGCTTGATTGAAAAAGAATTTGCAGAGATTCTGATTAGATTAATGAGGGTTCCTCACGTgctctccaaaaaaaaaaagagagaaaagctcTCTCTAGAAAGTTAGAGAGAGAGTTATTTTTTTTATGCACATAGTTGGCTCAAATTGATGTGTTTCTTACAATTTTggtgtttttttaaaaaaataaaattattttgGGTTTTTGTTAAAATTAGTTTAGGGTTTGGGCGATAAGTGGTGGATGGATGGTAGACGGATGACAGTAGGTAGTGGCTACCCGACAAGTCGTAGACAAGAGAAGTAGCCGTCTCTGGCCAGAGTAggcatgggggggggggggggggtggtttAACGACCAATAAGGGGAAAGGTCGGGAGTGAGAGAGGGTGAAGAAATGGCGAATAGGCGTTAGAGTTTGACGGTGGCCTGGGTAACTGGCGGTAAGGCTAGGTAGCATGGCTACCTAGTGGGCCTAAGAGTACGGTTTCAGTGGTGCTAGGTGTGGAGGGGTGTCAAAGGTGATGGTGGCGGTGGGGATTtgttttttgtttcattttttattttcaaAGTTTTTTTTATCGATGTAGAACGTTAGAAATGACAATCGGATCAATCGGATCGGGGTTTGGGTCGGTCAAGTCGGTTCATATCGAGCTAGTCAACCTTTTCGGGTTTgggcgggtcgggtcatttcagaTCAAAGAAGTATCGGGTCGGTTCAGATTTGGGTTGGGTCATTATTCAGTCCAATTACTTTATCGCATTAGTTAAAATCTTGGCCATTAAGTGTAGCTTTCAACTATTATTTGGTTTAGTTACTTCATTATTAAGTCCAACATATCATACTAAATATTAAAaaactttcattttgatcaatattaagcttaataattgtcgctCATCAATTTAATCACGCCAATATCGGGTCAGGTTCAGCTTCTtgttcgggttcgggtcactaaTCATCGGGTTGTGTCGGGTTACTGTTCGTCATCGGATCGGgttgggtcattttcgggttgcaACTTTCTCAGGTTCTATCGGACTTGGCCGGGCTGTTTTCGGGTTGCAATTTTCTCAGGTTCTATTGGGatcgggtttgctcgggttcgggtcaGATCAAACTTGCCAACTTTAAGTACGCACtaaaattttaacaaaaaaatttAAACACAAAAATCTCAGGTTCTAATGGTGTATTCTAACacaaaaaattatttatttaataatataataaataaattctCTTTTTTTACATAATGAGACCGTCTCACTGACCCTTTCACGTAATAATTATGCTTAAATATCCGAGATTTTATTGTTATGAATATTGTatttactcaaaaaaaaaaatgaatattgTATCTTTGAGAAAATTCTGTTTATAAACTTGAACCCCCATACGTGAAGTCCTAAAATCGCCACTGCTAACCGTAGGAACACTACGAGGGTGATGAATAGAGCAGGGTTCAAAAGAGTTTGATCAATATGTATCTTTCGATGTTATTTATATGGATAAAATCGCCTGCCTTTCTCAATAGAAAAAAAAATACCGTATCTGTCAAACAAAAACTCATCACCTATGCATGTAGCCATGTATATCAGAAGGCGGACCACAAAAATATTATTCGTCTTCCTCTTGTGACGGATAGTattcgtcttcaatgagaatttgtgaatacTATAATTTATCACAAGAAAATAATGTCAAACTTTAAGACTTTACTTTAAAACTagaatcactaattcactacccTTAGGACCAAGTAGGCTGAATCCAAGTACAACCCAACAATTCTCTAGTTTGAAACAAATTTTCTCTAGACATACTATCGTTGTTAGGCGAACAATATCTGTGTGATGCAAGATCATAGCAGACTAATCCTTCCTTTTGGTGGAGTCTTGAGAAGTACAACTTATTTCCTAATTCCGGTCTGTTGTCCGGAGCGACTTCAGCAAAAGATGATTGGGGACTCAAAAATATCATGTGATTCTTCACGTTGTCTACCCTAGCCcatcttttcttcataaaattcagacGGAACACTTTAACCCAACTTCCTGCGAGAGACACAAAAACTGATAAAATCTCTCCATCGCATTCAACTAAGTACGTTGTCATTCCGCCTAACGGATTGCATACGATTGGCGTGCTTGGCTTACTGAAAGTTTTCCATTTATATCTACGTTCAGGAGTTATTTTGTATCTACCAAGACGTCCTGTAATGTCCAAAAAGTAGAAAGCATTCTTATTCTtataataaaccggactgttgcTGGCGGGTATGAATGATCCTTTTACACAACCAAGCGTAACCAACCATTCCGGATCCCCGTAAATGTAAGAGTGCACAAGAAGCTGACCCATCGAACGCTGCAATCCTACTATAATACCATTTTCAGAAATAGGGGTGGCTGAGGATCCCATACATCGAAGGTGACCGAAATTGTTATTGGCAGGAAGTACCGCACCATTAATCACCTTAGTAAATGGGTTATAGAAAAACAGATTTCCAGCAAATCCATTCATCAACAACCACCCATTTTTTGAATACACAACTTCCATGGTGGCGGCGTAAGATTGATCATCCCAAGGAATAGTTATCAAATATATCTGATCCGTATGCATTGGATCTATGACGTTACATATCTTGGGATCACCCCTGATAGAGATGAGCCACGGTAATATCAGTTCCGATTTGGTTGTTTCAAGATATTCTATTTTTGAGCTTTGGCTTGACCAACATTGCAATGGAAGTGTTAAGTCGCCGTATTTCTTGCAAGTAGCTCGAAATCTGGAATAATCAGTTAGCAACAAACGCCTTGCAATCCGACAAATCAAATCGCTAGGGAGGTCTCCAAATTCGGTTTCATGTCTTTTCTTGCTTACGTCCTCCTCACTCAAAACTGTATCCATCTCTTTTTCTTCACTTTCATCCAAATTCCTagtataagaaaaaaaaaaaaaggtaagtcAAGGATGTGAATATATGACAAGTAATTATACCAATATAACCGCGTTATGAACTACTACTGACCGTTTGTTTCCTGCAGAGGTGAGCCAAAAAGGGCGACGCCAAAGCAGCTTCTGATTTGGGAATAACGGGAAAGGAGTCAAAGAACGATCTTCTAAGTGATACTTGAAAATGACCGCCTCATCAAAAGATGCAAGTATGTATACACAGTTTCCTTGGAGAAGGCCAGAAGTAGTCGGAGGAGGAACGTAGCAACCGAAGCTGGGACTATTACTAACTTGTATAAAAAGGGCTTGATTCTCCAAGCTTTCAACTTGAACAACATCCAGAGTTTCAGTATTATCCTTTTCAACAAACTTGAAAATGCGTACGTCTTGTATGTCGTTACAGTAAGTACCATGTCCGTAGAATAAGTTCAAACAGTAGAGCTCCCCACAGGATTCGACAAGATAAGGCGCTGAATAAACTGATTGGTAGCGTCTACCCAAGTCTGTCCATCTGAGTTGGCCCACAGATTTGAGGGTAACCACCAAGTTTGAGTCGTCACGCTCTGAAATAGTAACTCTATATAGAAGCGCATATTGATTAGCTAAAAAGACAAGCTTATAGATGATGCCATTGCAAATCCCCAAGGTATGACTTCTAACATCCGAGTTAACAGAAGCATGATGGATACCCCAGGAGTCATCATATCCAGGACGACAAAACAAGATCAGACTCTTCCAGGACACCATAACAACACAACGCTCATCCTTATCATCATCCGGTACACATGTCATCACATAATTTACGCTATTCTGGTTACAAACTACTTCTTCGGATAATAAATCAAGATGGGGAAGATTAATAGTGGTTTGAGAGAAAGGGTTGAATAACAAAACAGAGCCAGGATCGTTAGAATCAGCAATCATCAACCAGCCATTATAACTGGCCACTACCATCTTTCCAGAGAGTTCAGAGATGGTTTTTGGGGGAAAATAAGGCTTGTTCTGGGCGAAAGGAGAGAACAACGAGTGCGATTGTGTTCTCTTTGAGTTTTTATCGACTTCCTCGAAAATTACCCAAGTCTCCATTGTTCTGTGTTGTGATTGTTTTTAATGTATGGAGAGGTATATAGAAAACAAGAGGCAattcatgtatatatatatataactataGAAGTCAATCTAAGTTTCCATATGGAAATTTGAATACTAGAGAGGTAAGGTTTCTCATAGTTGTGTTAGGAATTTTTTCCAACGATTACTAGCCATATtacctaaaaaaacaaaaaaaaaaagaaattgtttTTTACCAAAAGACGTCGAAAACCTATTTTCATAACAAAAGTTACGTTTTCTGAAttcttttggtaaaataatgaaaatttcCAAATTGTAGAAACactttttttattttcatttgctGCAAACGTATCATAAAATCCAAAAGGATGGACCGAGTATCTTATTATGTATCTTTCTGAATTCTTTTACATGTTTATACGAAGTATCTTATAATATATACCCACCCTCTCTTACACTCTTAAATAGGAGTACAGGAAGTCGGTGGCTAGCTAATACGTGTAGAGTGACAGTAGACTATCTACATCAAATAGAAGTGCACCTCAGATTGGCTCAGAGGCACAGATCAGCCGCAAACTGCTTCGACAGCAAGTCTTCTGACCGTATTGGGGCAAAAAGCTTGGTTGAAGTTGTCATTTGTCAGTTTAATGTCGCATTCACTTTTGTTTAAGCAGATCTGCAAAACCAACAGTTGTATTGCAAATGAGCAGCTCTCCATTCACTAGCTAAGTGACTCCAGGCTTGCGGAATTAGAACTGAACATAATAATAACCTTAAGATGATGTGAAACCCAAACGGGCTAAATCCGGCCTCTAGTCAGGCCTAAATCCAAACTGAAACAACCCAATCCGTAATAATCCAGTTCAAAATTACCTGACTAAAAATGAccaatttgaaaattgaaattacATCTGAACTGGTCTAAGTAACAAGTGACAAAAGACTTTAATAAGCGCGGCCTGAAAGGACCCAAGCTATAGCTAAAAGAGTGAAGCTGGAGTCTTGGCCTATAAAAAGTTTCATGAAAGGAGCTAATTTTACCTTTTCCACAACGGAAACAGAGTTGGGATCATGGCAATCTCCTCTAGTGTAGGACCCACAGGCACCTGAAGGGTCCCCAAAGCTGGCAAACTTGATGGAAGAAATGAGAGTGCTGCCAGGGCAACTTAGCCTTGCGGTTAGGCTTACATCATTAGGCTCATTTACCGGACTAGTCCAGGATAAAGCTGAGAGAGATGGATGATCCTCGGACACAAAACTACAAATGCTGGAAACTTTCCTCTTAGAAAATCTAATCTGAGTTGGATCTCCACCTCTTTCTTCAAAGATTACCAGTACATTGCCTGATGGCTTGAACCAAGACCTCGGAATGTGATACCTGCACCACAGACAATAAATGTTACTTTTAATCTCCTCCATGTATCATGATCATGCATAAAAATCTTAACTTGACGATAAAGATGGGAAAAAACAGAATCATAACATGTTTTACCATCTCTGTGTTGGCTCCCCACATCCTGTGCTGCACTTCTTTTGTGAAAACTCTCCTCGGTAATCACAATGATCGACGCAGCTATCATACTTGGAACTGTTGATTGGCCAATACCTTCCGATTTGTTCCCCGTTTAACCAAGCTAAGCCTTTCCACATATGTATCATATCTAGCCCAATAGGCTCATTGTTAGACGGAGCGTCCACCAGTACCTACCAAGTTCAAGCGACAGAAGATTAACCATCAGACGGGAAAATGAGCCCAGGAAAAAGTAATAAGAAAAAATGACAGGCAAATTCTGAAACCAGAGATCGCATAGCTCTACCTTGTACCATGTAAGTGGCTGTTGCTTTGGTGGTTCCATGGTTGATATCCAGTTAGAACTTTTGAGACCATCACCCTTGTACAAATTTAAGTGCTCCCCTTGTAGCCCAATCTGAGAAATTGGGTAAACAAAGCGATGTCAAAATAATATTTCATAGAAACTTTCGCGTCAAACACTTCTGATATGCATCAGTAGTCCACACCCAACCAGCAGACAACTTTTGTGTTTCGAAGTCTGCAATCAATGATGCAGATGGAATATTCATGCTTAATTTTGTAGTGGAGGTGGAAGAACATAGTAGTAACCTTGTAGAACCAGGTAAAGTTAGCCAGATCAAGAGTTCCATTTTTAAGACCTTTGAGTTCAACACTTGTTAAGCCTGCTCCTACCCATTCGTATAGCGTCCCTGCACTCTGACAGTGACGTGTTTATTTAGCATTAAATAGCAAACTATAAAGATTGATCACGCGCAATTTCTTGTTTtgtttagtaaaaaaaaaaaaaaaagttctgaTAAAGCTTTTAAATTTAATtgcaatataaaatgtataacctTACAGTAGTATCTTGAAGGCTACTGACTACTGTTGATGAGAGGGTAAGGAGTCGGACATGTAACAGCGAAAAATCAAAAGGCGCATACATGGTTGAAGATGAAGGCAACTTACTGTGAGGCCAACAGTCATGCTAAGAAGAGTGATTTCATTTATTCCAGCCTTCAGTGAAATAGGGATTTCAGCTGTGAAATCAGTTCCAGATGGGCTACCTGGATATATATCAGAGTTTTTGAATAAGATCCTCAAAGAGATGCATATTCAACTCACAGTCTCACTAGCAAAGAAGCGCTATCATAGAAAGTTTAATCGAAAACAAGCGAATTTGGAAAAACGATGACACATTTTATGTCAGTTCAGGCCTGCTTCCATAGTACATGCAGAATCTCGTTACTGATTAGACAAAAATATGAAGATGAGATGATTCATATAATCATATCTAACCTTGAAGCTCCTGATTCACAAAAACATGGAGAGCATGACCCTTTGATTTCACTGAAAGCACTTGGCTACTGTTGTTTTCTAAGATTTCATTGCTGTCGAGATACAAGCTGCAATTCAGAATGAAAAATTTAGAATCGTTCTCGCCTTGCGAGCTGACATGGAAATATTATTATCACTTTGTTGTGAGCTGGAATCTACAAATGGCGAAACACGAAATAATTGATTGTCTAGTATGAAGTTGAAGAGAAATGAAACACGTTTTATAATCAAACGTACGATTTTAAGAAACGGAATATGCAATTGGCTTTGTGCCAGTAAAAAACAACCTTGTTGTGACCCACAGGTAGTCAGTTGTAtctttggttgtgtttatatgaTCAACGAAGCCAGTAATGTTGAAGTCGGGCTCACCCCAAATCCCGGGTTTTTCCACAAACACTTCCCATTGAAGATTTTTCAAGTCTCGATTATCTGATGAAGCTGATTGCTGCAGTTCCTCCGACACCATGTCAATTACAGAAGATTGTGATCCAACCTAATAAAAGATGGGCACCTCGTAAATTCTTTGCTAAAGAAGACAAAAAGTACACAACCTAAAGCGGTTGTTTACTTATTCCGAAGCAGAAACTCTGGAAGACATTTTCCCCTACAGAAATGCTAGCTAATGAATTACCTTAAAAAGGA from Silene latifolia isolate original U9 population chromosome 5, ASM4854445v1, whole genome shotgun sequence encodes the following:
- the LOC141657612 gene encoding uncharacterized protein LOC141657612, whose product is METWVIFEEVDKNSKRTQSHSLFSPFAQNKPYFPPKTISELSGKMVVASYNGWLMIADSNDPGSVLLFNPFSQTTINLPHLDLLSEEVVCNQNSVNYVMTCVPDDDKDERCVVMVSWKSLILFCRPGYDDSWGIHHASVNSDVRSHTLGICNGIIYKLVFLANQYALLYRVTISERDDSNLVVTLKSVGQLRWTDLGRRYQSVYSAPYLVESCGELYCLNLFYGHGTYCNDIQDVRIFKFVEKDNTETLDVVQVESLENQALFIQVSNSPSFGCYVPPPTTSGLLQGNCVYILASFDEAVIFKYHLEDRSLTPFPLFPNQKLLWRRPFWLTSAGNKRNLDESEEKEMDTVLSEEDVSKKRHETEFGDLPSDLICRIARRLLLTDYSRFRATCKKYGDLTLPLQCWSSQSSKIEYLETTKSELILPWLISIRGDPKICNVIDPMHTDQIYLITIPWDDQSYAATMEVVYSKNGWLLMNGFAGNLFFYNPFTKVINGAVLPANNNFGHLRCMGSSATPISENGIIVGLQRSMGQLLVHSYIYGDPEWLVTLGCVKGSFIPASNSPVYYKNKNAFYFLDITGRLGRYKITPERRYKWKTFSKPSTPIVCNPLGGMTTYLVECDGEILSVFVSLAGSWVKVFRLNFMKKRWARVDNVKNHMIFLSPQSSFAEVAPDNRPELGNKLYFSRLHQKEGLVCYDLASHRYCSPNNDSMSRENLFQTRELLGCTWIQPTWS
- the LOC141657611 gene encoding beta-galactosidase 10-like isoform X1 → MWVKSKLLVVLVEALLLQLIYGQGFDYNVSYDSRSIIINGERKLIISGSIHYPRSVPAMWPGLVQLAKEGGVNAIESYVFWNGHELSPDNFYFEGRFDLVNFVKIVHQAGMYMILRIGPFVAAEWNYGGVPVWLHYVPGTVFRTDNEPWKYYMEKFTTYIVNLLKEEKLFASQGGPIILAQIENEYGNYEKAYGDGGKRYAQWCAKMALSKNIGVPWIMCQQWDTPDPVINTCNAFYCHDFTPVSAKSPKIWTENWPGWFKSFGSPTPHRPAEDIAYAVARFFQKGGSVHNYYVYHGGTNFGRTAGDYVTTSYDYDAPIDEYGLARFPKWGHLKELHGAIKLCEKALLNGERTSLSLGPLLEADVYTETSGSCAAFLSNSDNKTDRIVQFRNMTYNLPAWSVSILPDCKNVEFNSAKVGSQSSVIDMVSEELQQSASSDNRDLKNLQWEVFVEKPGIWGEPDFNITGFVDHINTTKDTTDYLWVTTSLYLDSNEILENNSSQVLSVKSKGHALHVFVNQELQGSPSGTDFTAEIPISLKAGINEITLLSMTVGLTSAGTLYEWVGAGLTSVELKGLKNGTLDLANFTWFYKIGLQGEHLNLYKGDGLKSSNWISTMEPPKQQPLTWYKVLVDAPSNNEPIGLDMIHMWKGLAWLNGEQIGRYWPINSSKYDSCVDHCDYRGEFSQKKCSTGCGEPTQRWYHIPRSWFKPSGNVLVIFEERGGDPTQIRFSKRKVSSICSFVSEDHPSLSALSWTSPVNEPNDVSLTARLSCPGSTLISSIKFASFGDPSGACGSYTRGDCHDPNSVSVVEKICLNKSECDIKLTNDNFNQAFCPNTVRRLAVEAVCG
- the LOC141657611 gene encoding beta-galactosidase 10-like isoform X2, producing the protein MWPGLVQLAKEGGVNAIESYVFWNGHELSPDNFYFEGRFDLVNFVKIVHQAGMYMILRIGPFVAAEWNYGGVPVWLHYVPGTVFRTDNEPWKYYMEKFTTYIVNLLKEEKLFASQGGPIILAQIENEYGNYEKAYGDGGKRYAQWCAKMALSKNIGVPWIMCQQWDTPDPVINTCNAFYCHDFTPVSAKSPKIWTENWPGWFKSFGSPTPHRPAEDIAYAVARFFQKGGSVHNYYVYHGGTNFGRTAGDYVTTSYDYDAPIDEYGLARFPKWGHLKELHGAIKLCEKALLNGERTSLSLGPLLEADVYTETSGSCAAFLSNSDNKTDRIVQFRNMTYNLPAWSVSILPDCKNVEFNSAKVGSQSSVIDMVSEELQQSASSDNRDLKNLQWEVFVEKPGIWGEPDFNITGFVDHINTTKDTTDYLWVTTSLYLDSNEILENNSSQVLSVKSKGHALHVFVNQELQGSPSGTDFTAEIPISLKAGINEITLLSMTVGLTSAGTLYEWVGAGLTSVELKGLKNGTLDLANFTWFYKIGLQGEHLNLYKGDGLKSSNWISTMEPPKQQPLTWYKVLVDAPSNNEPIGLDMIHMWKGLAWLNGEQIGRYWPINSSKYDSCVDHCDYRGEFSQKKCSTGCGEPTQRWYHIPRSWFKPSGNVLVIFEERGGDPTQIRFSKRKVSSICSFVSEDHPSLSALSWTSPVNEPNDVSLTARLSCPGSTLISSIKFASFGDPSGACGSYTRGDCHDPNSVSVVEKICLNKSECDIKLTNDNFNQAFCPNTVRRLAVEAVCG